Proteins found in one Salvia splendens isolate huo1 chromosome 10, SspV2, whole genome shotgun sequence genomic segment:
- the LOC121751433 gene encoding probable protein phosphatase 2C 33, with translation MGSDQSKNFQRWKEACITSFKAVDREIQFLETLDCSCSGTTATVVTRQAEDLTVANLGDSRAVLGTRSENGIVADQLTNDLKPGVPCEAERITKCKGRVFALKEEPHIQRVWLPYDDSPGLAMSRPFGDFVLKNNGIICIPEVSHHRITPQDEFLVVATDGVWDVLSNEEVVSMVAAADNEEVAAKAVVDAAIAIWKHKFPNSKRDDCTVICLFLQSKSL, from the exons ATGGGGAGTGATCAAAGCAAGAATTTCCAAAGATGGAAAGAAGCTTGCATAACTTCATTCAAGGCTGTAGACAGAGAGATACAATTTCTTGAAACATTGGATTGCTCTTGTAGTGGAACAACTGCTACTGTCGTAACTAGACAG GCTGAAGATCTGACGGTTGCAAATCTTGGAGATTCGAGAGCAGTTCTAGGGACAAGGAGCGAGAATGGGATCGTGGCCGATCAGTTGACTAATGATCTCAAGCCTGGGGTGCCAT GTGAAGCAGAGAGAATTACAAAGTGTAAAGGGAGAGTGTTTGCACTAAAAGAAGAGCCACATATACAGAGAGTCTGGCTGCCTTATGACGACTCGCCCGGACTCGCTATGTCTCGACCTTTTGGGGATTTCGTGCTAAAAAACAATGGCATTATTTGCATCCCAGAGGTCTCCCACCACCGGATCACTCCCCAGGACGAGTTTCTTGTCGTGGCGACAGATGGG GTGTGGGATGTGCTGAGCAACGAGGAAGTAGTGTCGATGGTAGCGGCTGCAGATAATGAAGAGGTAGCAGCAAAGGCAGTGGTTGATGCAGCAATTGCAATATGGAAACACAAGTTTCCCAACTCAAAAAGGGATGATTGCACTGTTATTTGTCTATTTTTGCAATCTAAATCACTCTAG